A region from the Nostoc sp. HK-01 genome encodes:
- a CDS encoding D-alanyl-D-alanine carboxypeptidase/D-alanyl-D-alanine-endopeptidase: protein MFSRKISLSLLLLLLGTQTGITQQAVTAQTPVPPATTTKSLCPAELRTSIDSAINRPLFSRARWGILVKNLASTQTLYSHDAEKYFTPASNAKLLTTAAALKQLGADFRIRTSVYQDADGNLRVVGRGDPSLKNAQLTLLAKQLRQQGITQVNNLIADDSYFQGDLINPSWQWEDVQAYYGAPVNSLILNENAAVLTVLPQAIGKPLQIKWADPTEAYQWRVENNSVTAQKDEPGLVEVKRDLKGAVLYLQGQLAVNSSPDINAIAVFDPTQNFLRHFRQSLAAEGISVQQTSTASGGNNEREIAAIESPPLSELIKEMNLNSNNLFAEALLRTLAHKQQVAKNQNTADVGLKVMQETLTQLGVNPNTYSVVDGSGLSRKDLISPEALVQVLQVIAASPEAKVFRASLPVAGVSGTLQGRFRNTSAQGIVQAKTGTLKGAISLSGYIDSPQFEPLAFSIIVNQSEQPASTIRQAMDDVVILLTQLRRC, encoded by the coding sequence ATGTTTTCTCGCAAAATTTCCCTGAGTTTGCTGCTACTGTTGCTGGGAACCCAGACTGGAATTACCCAACAAGCAGTTACAGCCCAAACTCCAGTTCCCCCTGCAACTACCACAAAATCACTGTGTCCTGCTGAACTAAGAACATCTATAGATTCTGCAATCAATCGTCCTTTATTTAGCCGTGCTCGTTGGGGAATTTTAGTTAAAAACTTAGCTTCTACGCAAACGCTTTACAGCCACGATGCTGAAAAATACTTTACACCTGCTTCTAATGCTAAGTTGTTGACGACAGCTGCGGCGCTGAAGCAATTAGGCGCAGATTTTCGCATTCGTACCTCTGTTTATCAAGATGCTGATGGCAATTTGCGTGTAGTTGGTCGAGGAGACCCCAGTTTAAAAAATGCTCAATTAACACTATTAGCCAAGCAATTACGTCAACAGGGCATTACTCAAGTCAATAATTTAATTGCTGATGATAGTTATTTTCAAGGAGATTTGATAAATCCTAGTTGGCAATGGGAAGATGTACAAGCTTATTATGGCGCACCAGTCAATAGTTTGATTTTGAATGAAAATGCTGCTGTATTAACAGTGTTACCCCAAGCTATAGGAAAACCACTGCAAATTAAATGGGCTGATCCTACAGAGGCGTATCAGTGGCGAGTTGAAAATAATTCTGTCACGGCGCAAAAAGATGAACCAGGGTTAGTAGAAGTTAAGCGTGACTTAAAAGGCGCTGTGCTTTATTTGCAAGGACAACTGGCGGTAAATTCATCACCAGATATTAATGCGATCGCAGTATTTGACCCTACACAAAATTTTTTACGTCACTTTCGTCAAAGTTTAGCAGCAGAGGGAATCTCTGTGCAGCAAACATCTACCGCCAGTGGTGGTAATAATGAACGCGAAATTGCAGCCATTGAATCTCCACCTTTGTCTGAGTTGATTAAGGAGATGAATTTAAACAGTAATAATTTATTTGCTGAAGCTTTATTAAGAACTTTAGCCCACAAACAACAAGTAGCCAAAAACCAAAATACTGCTGATGTTGGGTTAAAAGTTATGCAAGAAACTCTCACCCAATTAGGAGTAAACCCCAATACTTATAGTGTGGTGGATGGTTCAGGACTATCGCGGAAGGATTTAATTAGTCCAGAAGCTTTGGTACAAGTTTTACAAGTAATCGCCGCATCACCAGAAGCAAAAGTTTTTCGGGCTTCTTTACCTGTGGCTGGAGTTAGTGGTACTTTACAAGGGCGCTTTCGCAACACATCGGCTCAAGGAATTGTCCAAGCTAAAACCGGAACTTTAAAAGGTGCAATTTCTCTGTCAGGATATATAGATTCGCCACAATTTGAGCCGTTAGCTTTTAGTATAATTGTGAATCAATCTGAGCAACCAGCCAGCACGATCAGGCAAGCTATGGATGATGTTGTTATATTGCTAACACAGCTACGGCGTTGTTAA
- a CDS encoding ABC-2 type transporter — MTQQEPGVLLNGWARTKATRKHNFISALSELIVKTLAIAELEIRKLRHDPTDLAVRAVQPALWLLIFGQVFSKIRAIPTGGNLPYLDFMTAGILAQSVLFVAIFTGGMTLIWERDLGIVHKFLASPTPRVAMVLGKAVACGVRCLSQVFIIYGLALLLGVKLNLHPLAIIKVLLIVLMGASCFCIFSLIIGCLVKTRERMTGIGQLLTMPLFFASNAIYPISLMPNWLKFISHINPLTYEVDALRGTMLLNGTSLYGFGLDCTVLLLTLIILTLICGKLYPRVAM; from the coding sequence GTGACACAGCAAGAACCCGGCGTACTGCTCAACGGTTGGGCTAGAACCAAAGCGACGCGCAAACATAATTTTATCTCTGCATTGAGTGAGTTAATTGTCAAAACATTAGCGATCGCCGAATTAGAAATCCGCAAACTACGTCATGATCCCACCGATTTAGCCGTCAGAGCCGTTCAGCCAGCATTATGGTTACTGATATTTGGGCAAGTCTTCTCCAAAATTAGAGCCATCCCCACCGGGGGAAATCTGCCTTATTTAGATTTTATGACCGCAGGGATTCTCGCCCAGAGTGTATTATTTGTCGCTATTTTCACTGGGGGAATGACCCTGATTTGGGAACGGGATTTAGGGATTGTGCATAAATTCCTGGCGAGTCCTACCCCCCGCGTCGCTATGGTATTAGGCAAAGCAGTGGCTTGCGGAGTCCGATGCTTATCTCAGGTATTTATTATTTATGGATTAGCGCTGCTATTAGGCGTAAAACTAAATTTGCATCCCTTGGCAATTATCAAAGTCTTATTAATCGTTCTCATGGGTGCAAGTTGCTTTTGCATTTTTTCTCTAATTATTGGCTGTTTGGTGAAAACTAGAGAAAGAATGACCGGAATTGGGCAATTATTAACCATGCCGTTGTTTTTTGCCAGCAATGCGATTTATCCCATTTCCTTAATGCCGAACTGGCTAAAATTTATTTCCCATATCAACCCCTTAACTTATGAAGTTGATGCTTTACGCGGCACAATGCTACTTAATGGCACAAGTCTCTATGGGTTTGGGTTGGATTGTACAGTTCTGCTACTAACATTAATAATATTAACCCTCATCTGTGGCAAACTTTATCCACGGGTGGCGATGTAA
- a CDS encoding sulfate ABC transporter periplasmic sulfate-binding protein gives MNFWQRPLKRSQQFTTQHKPYRFRLNSLKGFVSLTLVGAILSVALAACSGGNSSNSGTETPSASPVAANKSNVEVTLVSFAVTKAAHEAIIPKFVEKWKQEHNQTVTFKQSYGGSGSQTRAVIDGLEADVVHLALAGDTQKIQKAGLIEPGWEKEVPNNGIVSKSVAAIVTREGNPKNIKTWTDLAKDGVKLITADPKTSGVAKWNFLALWNSAIKTGGDDAKATEFVSKVYNNVPLLTKDAREATDAFFKQGQGDALINYENEIVLAKQKGEKVNYIVPDVNISIDNPIAVVDKNVDKHGTREVAEAFVKYLYTPEAQQEFAKLGFRPVDETVAQTKEVKDKFPNVKTLGTVQDYGGWSEIDKKFFAEGGVFDKIQAQKKR, from the coding sequence ATGAATTTTTGGCAGCGTCCCCTGAAGCGATCGCAGCAATTTACTACTCAGCACAAACCATATCGGTTCAGGCTCAATTCGCTCAAAGGTTTTGTATCGCTCACATTGGTAGGAGCTATTTTGAGCGTGGCGCTGGCCGCCTGCTCTGGTGGAAATAGCAGTAATTCTGGCACTGAAACTCCTTCTGCTAGTCCAGTTGCAGCTAACAAATCAAACGTTGAAGTCACCTTAGTTTCTTTCGCTGTAACTAAAGCAGCACACGAAGCCATCATTCCCAAGTTTGTCGAAAAGTGGAAGCAAGAGCATAACCAAACCGTCACTTTTAAACAAAGCTATGGCGGTTCTGGCTCTCAAACTCGCGCCGTCATCGATGGTTTGGAAGCCGATGTGGTTCACTTAGCGCTGGCTGGAGATACGCAAAAGATTCAGAAAGCCGGACTGATTGAGCCAGGATGGGAAAAAGAAGTTCCTAATAATGGGATCGTTTCTAAATCTGTTGCGGCGATCGTCACTCGTGAAGGTAATCCAAAAAACATCAAAACTTGGACAGATTTAGCCAAAGACGGTGTAAAACTCATTACAGCTGATCCGAAAACATCAGGTGTGGCTAAGTGGAACTTCCTCGCGCTGTGGAATTCAGCCATTAAAACTGGTGGAGATGACGCAAAGGCGACTGAATTTGTCTCCAAAGTTTATAACAATGTACCGCTGTTGACTAAAGATGCGCGGGAAGCAACTGACGCATTTTTCAAGCAAGGTCAAGGTGATGCTTTAATCAACTACGAAAATGAAATTGTTTTAGCAAAACAAAAGGGAGAAAAAGTAAATTATATTGTCCCTGATGTCAATATTTCTATCGATAACCCAATTGCTGTGGTTGATAAAAATGTTGATAAGCATGGCACCCGTGAAGTTGCCGAAGCTTTTGTAAAATACCTTTACACACCAGAAGCCCAGCAAGAATTTGCTAAATTAGGATTCCGCCCAGTTGATGAAACTGTTGCCCAAACTAAAGAAGTGAAAGACAAATTCCCCAACGTCAAAACTTTAGGCACAGTACAAGATTACGGTGGTTGGAGTGAAATTGATAAGAAATTCTTTGCTGAGGGCGGTGTTTTTGATAAGATTCAAGCCCAAAAGAAACGGTAA
- a CDS encoding sulfate ABC transporter permease protein CysT, with translation MTNEIFMAVSSSPSPHQHLASPTPFWKKFLHQLIHLPWTWRITLVYLTFMLFMPIVAMFLKASTEPPARFWEIATSDVALATYNVTFVTSIGAALLNGVFGTLIAWVLVRYDFPLKRLIDATVDLPFALPTSVAGLTLATVYSDNGWIGSLLAPLGIKVSFTRLGVAVAMIFISLPFVVRTVQPVLQEMEHDIEEAAWCLGASQWQTFWKVILPPLFPTILTGIALGFSRAVGEYGSTVIISSNTPYQDLIAPVLIFQRLEQYDYSGATVIGMVLLTISLILLLAINFLQAWARRYDSK, from the coding sequence ATGACCAATGAAATTTTTATGGCTGTATCTTCTTCTCCATCTCCACATCAACATCTTGCTTCTCCAACTCCATTCTGGAAGAAATTCCTGCATCAATTGATTCATCTGCCTTGGACATGGCGCATTACTTTGGTATACCTAACATTCATGTTATTTATGCCAATAGTTGCGATGTTCTTGAAAGCCAGTACCGAACCTCCGGCAAGGTTTTGGGAAATTGCTACTAGCGATGTTGCATTAGCTACTTATAACGTCACTTTTGTCACATCCATAGGGGCGGCGCTGCTTAATGGTGTATTTGGAACTTTAATTGCCTGGGTTTTGGTGCGTTACGACTTTCCTTTGAAAAGGCTGATTGATGCCACCGTAGACTTACCCTTTGCCCTACCAACTTCCGTTGCTGGTTTAACATTGGCAACAGTTTACAGCGATAATGGCTGGATTGGTTCACTTCTAGCACCATTGGGAATTAAAGTATCTTTCACTCGGTTGGGTGTAGCAGTAGCAATGATCTTTATTTCCCTACCTTTTGTTGTCAGAACTGTACAACCAGTACTGCAAGAAATGGAACATGACATTGAGGAAGCTGCTTGGTGTTTGGGTGCTTCTCAATGGCAAACATTTTGGAAAGTGATTTTACCACCATTATTCCCAACAATTTTGACGGGTATTGCTTTGGGTTTTTCCCGTGCGGTTGGTGAATATGGCTCGACAGTCATTATTTCTTCTAACACACCCTATCAAGATTTAATTGCACCAGTACTGATTTTTCAACGCTTAGAGCAGTATGACTATTCTGGCGCTACTGTGATTGGCATGGTGTTACTGACAATTTCTTTAATACTACTATTGGCAATTAATTTCTTACAAGCGTGGGCAAGAAGATATGACAGTAAATGA
- a CDS encoding major facilitator transporter has translation MSSIKRKSTPQNHEPGQHDPFAALRFRDYRLFTIGRLLLSIGSQMQTVAIGWELYERTDSALALGGVGLAQVLPIIALTLIAGDLADRRDRKITVLSSVILLALCSLTLAVLSYTKGAIFLIYACLMLSGVARAFLKPAGDALMWQLIPVSAFTNAATWNSSSFQLAAVIGPALGGFGIALLGSATGVYILAAIASFFCFCLTAAIKEQPNTRTKEPISLQALSAGMKFLWQNQLILAAITLDMFAVLFGGAIALLPIFAKDILHVGPVELGYLQAAPSIGALIMAVSLAYLPPLRKAGPALLWSVVGFGVVTIVFGLSRWFWLSLLMLVLSGALDSISVVIRHTLVQIRTPDHLRGRVAAINSVFISASNELGGFESGLAAAIFGPIAAVVGGGVGTILVVLAVAKIWPGMVKLGALQELD, from the coding sequence ATGTCTTCGATCAAACGGAAATCCACCCCCCAGAACCATGAGCCTGGACAACATGATCCCTTTGCGGCTCTAAGATTTCGAGACTATAGATTATTTACCATTGGGCGTTTGCTGCTATCTATTGGCTCGCAAATGCAGACTGTAGCGATCGGCTGGGAACTTTATGAACGCACTGATTCAGCTTTAGCGTTAGGCGGCGTGGGACTCGCCCAAGTCTTACCCATTATTGCTCTCACCTTAATTGCCGGAGATTTAGCTGATCGCCGCGATCGCAAAATCACTGTTTTATCTTCAGTCATCTTACTCGCTCTTTGTTCTCTAACTTTAGCAGTGCTTTCCTATACCAAGGGTGCAATATTTCTGATTTATGCTTGCTTGATGTTATCTGGTGTAGCTAGGGCATTTCTCAAACCTGCGGGTGATGCTTTGATGTGGCAGTTAATACCTGTAAGTGCCTTTACCAATGCTGCGACTTGGAACAGTAGTAGTTTTCAGTTAGCCGCAGTTATTGGCCCAGCCTTGGGTGGCTTTGGCATTGCTTTGTTAGGAAGTGCAACAGGGGTATATATATTAGCGGCGATCGCGTCTTTTTTCTGTTTCTGTCTCACTGCGGCAATTAAAGAGCAACCAAATACCCGCACTAAAGAACCAATTTCTCTGCAAGCACTCTCCGCTGGGATGAAATTTCTCTGGCAGAATCAATTGATTTTAGCCGCCATTACCCTAGATATGTTTGCGGTGTTATTTGGTGGTGCGATCGCTCTATTGCCGATTTTTGCCAAAGATATTTTGCACGTCGGGCCAGTAGAATTAGGCTACCTACAAGCGGCTCCTTCCATTGGGGCGCTAATTATGGCGGTGAGTTTGGCGTATCTACCACCATTACGCAAAGCCGGGCCGGCCTTACTTTGGTCAGTCGTTGGCTTTGGTGTTGTCACCATTGTTTTTGGTCTGTCGCGGTGGTTTTGGCTATCTCTACTCATGTTGGTCTTGAGTGGTGCGTTAGATAGTATTAGTGTGGTGATTCGCCATACTTTAGTCCAAATTAGAACACCCGATCATTTGCGTGGTCGGGTGGCAGCAATTAATAGCGTATTTATCAGCGCTTCTAATGAATTGGGCGGTTTTGAATCTGGTTTAGCTGCTGCAATATTTGGCCCTATTGCAGCGGTTGTTGGTGGTGGTGTTGGCACTATTCTAGTCGTACTGGCTGTAGCTAAAATTTGGCCAGGTATGGTTAAACTTGGAGCTTTACAAGAATTAGATTAA
- a CDS encoding WD-40 repeat-containing protein, which produces MVNSSEGNINTGCNVQGISEYNFFSDSQSEDIHRRPLKIDSPYLGRKTFEIKDKDKFFGRKKLIANLSDRLKNDDLILLLGAAYSGKSSLILAGLIPYLGYHKHSLINITFQPDENPFKSLYKCLASTYAKKLEILDISQGIREYTLIKVVTLLKQDYECVLVFIDRFEELFTKTQKPERDKFVDNLFQLSQQQDSSVKVVLTMRSDFLDRFSEYPQLAKLHDRYSCILTRMSDDELKLAIAEPAARNGVTFEPGLIEQIIDDFHQQDDSLPVLEYTLDVLWKSENIQNRVLQTKTYQELKEQIFDYFSEQTHQFINPSVGWCDRHLGEKEQEIQKLHLALTELKLREQSARVLNLLPIQPLEGLVLAIQTMGENLEKYPHQLLAPVLGSLKEATNTPTEANSLRGHEQEVNCLAFSPDGKFIASGSSDSTVCLWNIIDNPTAQFLLGHEQEVNCLAFSPDGKFIVSGSIDGILCLWDLQANLMTQPWQGNEEGIIAVAFSSNSDSIISVGFDGTVCLWDLEGNVITQPWRGHKEGVISVTFSPNGDSIISVGFDGTVCLWDLEGNAITQPWHGHEAKIICIAFSPDSKFIVSGSSDSTVRLWDIQGNPIGQPWRGHEGRVNSVAFSPDGKFIISGSCDRTIRLWDIDGNSITQPWRGHEGQVNSLAFSPDGKLIVSSSDKTVRLWELDQILQDRVIGRSQRKYENWVNSVAFSPDGKWIVSASNDSTVRLWDIDGNPIVQPWRRHEKEVNSVAFSPDGKSIVSASNDSTVRLWDIDGNPITQPWRGHEKEVNSVAFSPDGKLIVSASNDSTVRLWDIDGNPITQPWRGHEKEVNSVAFSPDGKLIVSASNDSTVRLWDIDGNPIGQPWRGHEKEVNSVAFSPDGKLIVSASNDSTVRLWDIDGNPIGQPWRGHEYWVNSAVFSPDGQLIASGSLDGTVRLWQCGWQKWLQVCCNRLNYHPVFQNPENGSDAEIAYQTCQKYVWNPQCPKNLNNQGAVKLKEELYSAALEDFNQAIQLNFTSHWKHRLAWQSVHTDNQ; this is translated from the coding sequence ATGGTTAACAGTTCTGAAGGCAATATAAATACTGGATGTAATGTCCAAGGTATTTCTGAATACAACTTTTTTTCTGACAGTCAGTCTGAAGACATTCATCGTCGTCCACTCAAAATAGATTCTCCCTACTTAGGGAGAAAAACTTTTGAAATTAAAGATAAAGACAAATTTTTTGGTCGCAAGAAGTTGATTGCCAATCTTAGCGATCGCTTAAAAAATGATGATTTAATTTTGCTTTTAGGAGCAGCATATAGTGGCAAATCATCATTGATTTTAGCAGGTTTAATACCTTATTTAGGTTATCATAAACATTCCTTAATTAATATAACTTTTCAGCCAGATGAAAATCCTTTTAAATCTTTATATAAATGTCTTGCTTCTACCTATGCCAAAAAATTAGAAATATTAGATATTAGTCAAGGAATAAGAGAATATACCCTAATTAAAGTTGTCACTTTACTTAAACAAGATTATGAGTGTGTTCTGGTTTTTATTGACCGATTTGAAGAATTATTTACGAAAACTCAAAAGCCAGAACGTGACAAATTTGTTGATAATCTGTTTCAATTGAGCCAGCAGCAGGATAGCTCTGTCAAAGTTGTTTTAACAATGCGCTCGGACTTTTTGGATAGATTTAGTGAGTATCCACAACTGGCGAAGCTCCACGATCGCTATAGTTGCATACTCACTAGAATGAGCGATGACGAATTAAAGTTAGCGATCGCTGAACCGGCTGCGAGAAATGGCGTTACCTTTGAACCAGGACTAATCGAGCAAATTATTGATGATTTTCACCAACAAGATGATTCTTTACCAGTTCTGGAATACACTCTAGATGTACTGTGGAAAAGTGAAAATATTCAAAACCGGGTTCTACAAACAAAGACTTATCAAGAATTAAAAGAGCAAATATTTGATTATTTCAGCGAACAAACTCATCAATTTATTAATCCTAGTGTTGGATGGTGCGATCGCCATTTGGGAGAAAAGGAACAAGAGATTCAAAAGTTACACCTTGCACTGACCGAATTAAAACTGCGCGAGCAATCTGCCAGGGTTTTGAATTTACTTCCTATCCAACCGCTAGAGGGTTTGGTGCTGGCAATTCAAACAATGGGTGAGAATTTAGAGAAATATCCACACCAACTTCTAGCTCCTGTTTTGGGAAGCTTAAAGGAAGCAACAAACACACCTACAGAAGCAAATAGCTTACGCGGACACGAGCAAGAGGTTAATTGTCTAGCCTTTAGCCCTGATGGCAAGTTTATTGCCAGTGGCAGTAGTGATTCTACGGTGTGCTTGTGGAATATCATTGACAATCCCACTGCTCAATTTTTGTTGGGACACGAGCAGGAGGTTAATTGTCTAGCCTTTAGTCCTGATGGCAAGTTTATTGTTAGCGGCAGTATTGACGGAATTTTGTGTTTATGGGATTTACAAGCTAATCTCATGACTCAACCGTGGCAGGGAAATGAGGAAGGAATTATTGCCGTCGCCTTTAGCTCCAATAGCGATTCTATTATCAGTGTTGGTTTTGACGGAACGGTGTGTTTGTGGGATCTAGAAGGTAACGTCATCACTCAACCTTGGCGCGGACATAAGGAAGGAGTTATTTCTGTTACCTTTAGTCCTAATGGTGATTCTATTATCAGTGTTGGTTTTGACGGGACGGTGTGTTTGTGGGATTTAGAAGGTAACGCCATTACGCAACCCTGGCACGGACATGAGGCAAAAATTATTTGCATCGCCTTTAGTCCTGATAGCAAGTTTATTGTCAGTGGTAGTAGTGATTCTACAGTGCGTTTGTGGGATATCCAAGGTAATCCCATCGGTCAACCTTGGCGCGGGCATGAAGGGCGTGTAAATTCTGTAGCATTTAGCCCTGATGGTAAGTTTATTATTAGTGGTAGCTGCGATCGCACAATACGCTTATGGGATATTGACGGCAACTCCATCACTCAACCTTGGCGCGGACATGAAGGACAGGTTAATTCCCTAGCCTTTAGTCCCGATGGCAAGCTGATTGTCAGTAGTAGCGATAAAACTGTGCGTTTGTGGGAGCTAGATCAAATACTACAAGATCGGGTCATCGGGCGATCGCAGCGCAAATATGAGAATTGGGTCAATTCTGTCGCCTTTAGCCCTGATGGTAAGTGGATTGTCAGTGCCAGCAATGATTCTACAGTGCGGTTGTGGGATATTGACGGCAATCCTATCGTTCAACCTTGGCGCAGACATGAAAAAGAAGTGAATTCTGTTGCCTTTAGCCCAGATGGTAAGTCCATTGTCAGTGCCAGCAATGATTCTACAGTGCGGTTGTGGGATATTGACGGCAACCCCATCACTCAACCTTGGCGCGGACATGAAAAAGAAGTGAATTCTGTCGCCTTTAGCCCTGATGGCAAGTTGATTGTCAGTGCTAGTAATGATTCTACAGTGCGCTTGTGGGATATTGACGGCAACCCCATCACTCAACCTTGGCGCGGACATGAAAAAGAAGTGAATTCTGTCGCCTTTAGCCCTGATGGCAAACTGATTGTTAGTGCCAGCAATGATTCTACAGTGCGTTTGTGGGATATTGATGGTAATCCTATTGGTCAACCTTGGCGCGGACATGAAAAAGAAGTGAATTCTGTCGCCTTTAGCCCTGATGGCAAACTGATTGTTAGTGCCAGCAATGATTCTACAGTGCGTTTGTGGGATATTGACGGCAATCCTATCGGTCAACCTTGGCGCGGACATGAGTATTGGGTAAATTCTGCAGTTTTTAGCCCTGATGGTCAACTGATTGCCAGTGGTAGTCTTGATGGAACAGTGCGCTTGTGGCAGTGTGGGTGGCAAAAATGGCTGCAAGTTTGCTGCAATAGGCTAAATTATCATCCAGTCTTTCAAAATCCTGAAAATGGCAGTGATGCAGAAATTGCTTACCAAACTTGTCAAAAATATGTCTGGAATCCACAATGTCCTAAAAATTTGAACAACCAAGGTGCAGTCAAGCTAAAAGAAGAACTTTATTCAGCAGCTTTGGAGGACTTCAATCAAGCAATTCAACTTAATTTTACATCACACTGGAAACATCGCCTTGCTTGGCAGTCAGTACACACAGATAATCAATAA
- a CDS encoding sulfate ABC transporter, inner membrane subunit CysW has protein sequence MTVNEPRFHSSGSNTDAAKSKHQNSWVPTLLIGIAIAYLALIQYIPAINVFFQAFKKGIGPFFANLTHPAFLHAAWLTLILALIAVPLNTVFGLCAAWAIARHKFPGRAIVLSIIDLPFSISPVVAGLMIVLLYGRNGWFGPFLQAHDIKIIFAFPGMVLATAFVSMPFVAREVIPVLEEFGSDQEEAAKTLGAKDWQIFWRVTLPSIRWGLLYGLILTNARAMGEFGAVSVVSGNIADKTQSLPLFVEDAYKQYETEAAFSAAVLLGLLAVVTLILKEILERKTRIKDVE, from the coding sequence ATGACAGTAAATGAGCCAAGATTTCACTCATCTGGGTCTAATACCGATGCAGCCAAGTCAAAACATCAGAATAGTTGGGTTCCCACCCTTTTAATTGGCATTGCTATTGCGTATTTAGCATTAATTCAATACATCCCAGCAATTAACGTTTTTTTTCAAGCCTTTAAAAAGGGAATAGGCCCGTTTTTTGCCAACCTAACACACCCTGCCTTTCTTCATGCAGCTTGGCTGACGTTAATACTGGCGTTGATTGCTGTGCCATTAAATACAGTATTTGGCTTGTGTGCAGCTTGGGCGATCGCGCGACATAAATTCCCTGGTCGTGCCATAGTTTTAAGTATTATCGACCTGCCCTTTTCCATTTCACCCGTAGTTGCTGGGTTGATGATTGTCCTACTCTACGGTCGCAATGGTTGGTTTGGCCCTTTTCTGCAAGCCCACGACATTAAAATTATCTTTGCCTTTCCTGGTATGGTGTTAGCGACAGCTTTTGTCAGTATGCCCTTTGTGGCGCGAGAAGTCATTCCTGTGTTAGAGGAATTTGGTAGTGACCAAGAAGAAGCCGCTAAAACTTTGGGCGCAAAAGATTGGCAAATATTTTGGCGCGTCACCTTACCCAGCATTCGTTGGGGATTGCTTTACGGTTTAATTTTGACCAATGCCAGAGCAATGGGCGAATTCGGCGCTGTTTCTGTAGTTTCTGGTAACATTGCCGACAAAACCCAAAGTTTACCATTGTTTGTGGAAGATGCTTACAAACAGTATGAAACTGAAGCCGCCTTTTCAGCCGCAGTACTGTTGGGACTTTTAGCAGTAGTTACCTTGATACTGAAGGAAATTTTAGAACGCAAAACTCGCATCAAAGATGTTGAATGA
- a CDS encoding transcriptional regulator, MarR family protein, which yields MKLDKPSHGATSEECAAKVMETVPLVMRFIRKEMRAHNAGFLSIPQLRSLAFINRNPGGSLSGLAEHLGVTSATASATIERLVQRNLVQREHHPQERRRIVLNLTDEGKYHLQQSLNHTRAQIADILNSLSAEEFSQIEQGLTFLKNVFDQTEIHPPEP from the coding sequence ATGAAGCTTGATAAACCCTCACATGGTGCGACTTCTGAAGAATGTGCTGCCAAAGTAATGGAAACAGTTCCATTAGTGATGCGGTTTATCAGGAAGGAGATGCGAGCGCACAACGCCGGGTTTTTGTCAATTCCCCAGTTGCGATCGCTGGCATTTATCAATCGTAATCCTGGTGGTTCACTATCTGGTTTGGCAGAACATCTCGGTGTCACCTCTGCGACAGCTTCAGCAACCATAGAACGGCTAGTACAGCGCAACTTAGTGCAACGAGAACACCATCCCCAAGAGCGACGGCGGATAGTTCTCAACTTAACTGACGAGGGAAAGTACCATCTCCAGCAATCCCTCAATCATACTCGCGCTCAAATTGCTGACATTCTCAATAGTCTGTCAGCCGAAGAATTTTCCCAGATAGAACAAGGGTTAACCTTCTTAAAAAATGTCTTCGATCAAACGGAAATCCACCCCCCAGAACCATGA